CATGTTGAAAGGCCACCTCAAATGGGCAAAAATTAAGTAGTCTTTTTCAGGGCTCTTCATTGCTGTCTTTCGATACCTCCAGCTCAAGAACACATTGTATAATCCGTGGCTGAACACAATCTGTCTCTTGGCTTTCTCCAGTGCCTGCTTTGGGATGACACTCATCGGGAACTTCCAAGTAATGTCCAAAACAAATACTGcattaaaaagtcagattatcATGGAAATGCAGTTTATTTTAGATGTTCAacttaaaatcaaatgtatgCCTAGGATTAGATTTGTTTGACTACATAATgtgaaataattacaaaaatattttttttgtcagatgaAAAAAGTATAGGTCTAAATCAGTCATCACACAGTCTCATTTATTACAGCAATGAATCATGATTGAACATCCAtgttctgcttatccagggccgggttgGGGAAGCGGATAATTGAAcatatagatgataaattaaatcaataacacattaaatacatacaATTTCATATAATTGTTTGTGatcctgatttttttcttttctagttATTTGTTGAGGAGCAAATTCATAACTTTGGCACCTTTCTGACTTTTGGCCTGGGGACCCTCTTCTGTTGGATACAGTCCTACATCACACTGAAGGTGAACTTCAAGAATGAAGGATTCAGAACCAGTATTCTACGATTCCTCCTGTCGGGGGGCATCACCATCTGCTTCATACTGTGTATCCTTTACACTGTTTTGATCTAGGTAACACTTAAATGTCCAAATCTACATTTGCCGAAACCAAATAGAATTAGTTGCACAggtaattaaaacacaaaaacatgtcaaGTCCATTTGTGAGTCTGCAGACTGAACTATAATCTGAtggctttttattttgttgtttgcagtgaAGTTTGTTACTTTTTGCAGCCTTTAAATTTGCCTATTGTGATCTTATTACAATTCTGATTTGACAACAATGAACATAGCTGCCTTATTCTAtgcaatatttacatttgtttccaAACCAGTTATACCATGTTAAGTTTTACATATCAGTTTTTGTTTAACCCTTGACCTCTTATCTGTAGACTCCACATTAATGGCACAGGATTTCCACATGCACGCTGCTCGAGGGCAGTGGTCTCTCGTCATGCTATTCCTCATCTTCATCGGAACGTTTTATGTTGAATTCCGTCACAGCCGCATGGGCTACCGGGTCACGGACATCAGTGCAGAGCCTGTCAGTATGACCTTTACTGAAATGTCCACACACTCAGACACATAATAAACCTACAGGAAAGACATCCACGCTGTACTAAAGTCACATGTTGACAATCCTAAACAAGGCGTTTGATTGTTGGAAGCTGCTTGAATGCACTTTGAAGTTGTAGACTGTAACCCACACCAAAAAAAGAgccaaaacaagagccaaacaagAGCAGTCTCAGCTCCTAGAGCCTCTAAAACTGACCAGTAACATCAACTTCACATCAACTTCTCGGCTTAACAACTTAGTGTCACACACTGTAATTAAGTAAGTTCAGGTTAGTATGCAGGACAATTATTTAGAGAGTGTACAATATCTGAACAGTTTATTGGATGGTAACAATTTACCTTTTTATGGAGCTGCTTAAAATTATTTTAGAAGAATTTGGTAACACTATTAGTACATATTTCCATAAGttatatttcattataagtGTAAGTTTACTATGTTGGTTTATtccaaaatgtatttcaaagtTTGAATATAATAGAgaatattgcacattttaactGAATAGTAAAGTCAGCTTCaataattaagtaaaaaaaataaataaaaattgccaAAATATCTTAAAGGGTGCAATATATAGGGTGTGGATaggctgtatttttttaatcttccagtgataatttgttttaaaatgcagacAGTTTGTATATCATGATAAACACACAACTATAACACTACAATATGCTGTTCTAATGTCATCATTTGCATTTGAAAGTCCACAAAGCACTAGTTGCAAATGCAATCTCAAGTGAATGACTCATTTTGTTACTTGTTACTATCGTTTTTGCTGATTGAAAGTTGCAGTTTCACTTTTTCACCTGCTTTTGTGTGGACATTTTCACTTGCGTAGGAGTTTACAATGTTCTGCTGCCTTAAAATAGATTATAGATTGATGAGCAAAGTTCTAAAAAGAcacaatttactttttatttaaaattatgtaataaagtataagtatataataaagtacaaaaaaaacagtaaaatgaaGTGGGTGGGTCTACATTTGGTTAAGGTTGTCCGTGCTCCTGTTATATATCGGATTTGGATACTGACgatctacaaaaaaaaagacaaaaatcatgaagttgtggtatttttttctttgtggtatgattgtattttgaacattttaaaaaagtactCACGTAGTTTCTTCTTTTTGGGACCTGTTCAAAAGTGATGTcatggaaacaagaaaacaaaactgaaaaaaatcatccTAATGCGAAACTTAAAACTGAATTGACTATTTATTACCTTTAGTTCGCTCAGTTTCTCGTTGCTTGTGGAGTTCATCTTGATTGACtggaaaaagttttatttttaaagttttttttaaagaatgcaCTTTTTGTCCAATACAAAATGAACAATGACAGTCTGTCCTTACCATAATAGTGCTTGCGGATACTCGCCTGTCGTAATCTGTTCACTAGTTCTACAGAGAGACAAGTATTGAATCATTACCTCGCTGTACTGCTGTAACTTAAAACTACTAAAATATTTGAAAGCTTTTGAAAAATTGTTTACCTGTATGAAATCTTTGCTTGGTTTTTTGACTCTCCGCTCGCACAAAGTTAAAATGGACACTGTGGCTGGCTCCATTTCTGTCCATTTCACTGCCTTCTTGTATTTCATTTTGATAATCTGGTTCATCTTCAGTATGATTATCATTTTCTGcttaaaagattaaaaatacaGCGGGAGGAAGTAGATGCAGTTCTTAATGCAGCATGAAATTTCGATACTTTTTGTGTTGCTCGTGCAgattttgtttgtatgtttaaatatttctaaACATTGTGCGTGTCAAACTTATGTAAAAAGAACTTACCATACAcaatttgatttacataatcagctttaaaaagaaatagataattgtattttaaatggaaTTCATGTTATTTATAAATCACAAATGAGTAAATGTGATACTGACGGGATACGGGCTGGGGTGTGTCTTGTGGCTGTCCGTCCCCGGGCGCTCTGGCGGTCTCCTGCGTTGGAAGGCTTAAATCTAAAATGAGAAAGTCTATGTTTATGTTAATCAACTAATTTAAGTGCATTCGCAGTAAGAGAGCGTGCTTTTCAGAGTGTTTGActtagaaaaaacaaactactgtGATCGAATAATTATAAGACAGGTGAAAAAACTGGCACAGGgactttttatttacttaatactTATCTACTGCTGTCGTTACGCACTTTATACACTTACCATCTTTGGCATCATCGGAAGTTAAATTGTCATTCTCCTCAGTTTCTTTATTTCCTTTTACTgaaacaccaaaacaaaccaCACATGTCTACTGTTTTACCACATTTCCAATTATGTAACATGAAAATAAATTGTACTACTCACAAAAGTTGACACAGAGGAAGCATCCCACACCTAGAACGACGACGATCGCCACGGCAGCAACGATGTAAATGGAAAATGGAAACAGCCAGATGTCTGCCTCTGAAACATAAACATTCTGTGGTTTTAGAGCAATGCACCTGACAGGAAACCATCAACCTTTGGTCAACTGTGACACAGGCCTACTTAAACTCAATCAAATGTGGAGCAACAAATCCTTTTCCTGTAAAATGGTGCATCAAGCTGCACAAATACACAGAATTACATGTAAGAACTCTAATTTGaatagtgaaaagtcctcaaaatgtcgttTATAATAGGAATCTTAAAGCCATGAATAGAAACTGACCAGGATCTGATTTCttgagttatcagattattgaaatgacaAGTAAAAATGGATTTAATTGGAATAGAGATAATGCTCCAACATTTGACATGCTACAAGATATTTCTCGTGTAGAATATCAAACTTACGCTTAAAACATTGGATGGACCTATATAACAATTTATGGAGATGCTTTAATGACCTCTGACATTTTGAACAGAGAAGTAAGTCAAACTCCAGAAaatcaaagtatcaataaagaAATCGCAAAGATCGTaaaggttattattattaataacttATTACAATGAAAACTACTACAACAGAAGTTTATAATGGAAGTAGGGCATAAATAATGTCTGATCTGGGCGTGGATTATCATCAAATATTATTAGTGACGAc
This Periophthalmus magnuspinnatus isolate fPerMag1 chromosome 13, fPerMag1.2.pri, whole genome shotgun sequence DNA region includes the following protein-coding sequences:
- the tmem150c gene encoding transmembrane protein 150C, which gives rise to MNEMGRPLDRLKRLNPWAFLPPLFSICVAAGLFIVYFDAVSHGQVVPLTSQYDPNKSALPPYISIAGNSPPASCVFSQIMNMGAFAGLFIAVFRYLQLKNTLYNPWLNTICLLAFSSACFGMTLIGNFQLFVEEQIHNFGTFLTFGLGTLFCWIQSYITLKVNFKNEGFRTSILRFLLSGGITICFILYSTLMAQDFHMHAARGQWSLVMLFLIFIGTFYVEFRHSRMGYRVTDISAEPVSMTFTEMSTHSDT
- the LOC117380546 gene encoding uncharacterized protein LOC117380546 — its product is MLQKWSVVFLALWFTCASARDAVQSENTSPGCTLNNQSCETLRLSTKLGSSVLLPCNFTQAQNIVSWIQSPTVNVVTITPTGRVNFSDPRFGRIHTFPNEGSLGNYSISISNVNHTDLGCYRCLNQEKCVQVGLVLETEADIWLFPFSIYIVAAVAIVVVLGVGCFLCVNFLKGNKETEENDNLTSDDAKDDLSLPTQETARAPGDGQPQDTPQPVSPDYVNQIVYAENDNHTEDEPDYQNEIQEGSEMDRNGASHSVHFNFVRAESQKTKQRFHTELVNRLRQASIRKHYYVNQDELHKQRETERTKGPKKKKLHRQYPNPIYNRSTDNLNQM